DNA sequence from the Bacillus pumilus genome:
CCCGCCTTTCGAAGACGGCTAATACTTGTATGCATATACAAATCCTCCTGTATAAAAGCTAGTTTCTCATCTTCTAATATAAACGAAAGATCGTCCGGACATGCTAAAATCTACGAAAAATTCAAAATATGTTCATGTAATGCTTAAAAAATGGGAAAAAGGAAAAATCACTTAATCCGTGTTTGTTTCAGAGAGTACTTGCTTTAAGTGCATCACATCATGTAACAAATGATTCGTCATCGCTTGGACGGCTTCTGTGGAGCGGCGCTCTTTCATTTCAGAATAAATGGCAGCATGCTCTGTTTGAATCGTCTCAGCACGCGCCCCGCCGCTAAAATGAAAGATGCGGCAAAAATGAATGAGTGCATTCACATGATTCAATTGTTTACATAAGCGGTGATTGTGACTCGCTAGAATGATTTTTTGATGAAAGGCTTCATGTAACTGGACGATGTCTTTAGATGGCAGCTGCTGTTTGATTGCTTCGTCTGCCTGCGTGAGGACATGCCCAATTTCCTCCAGCTCTCTTTGCGAGGCTTCCTTGCATGCAAGCTCAACAGCAAGCGTTTCTAGGGCGATCCGAATTTGATAAAGCTCCTCGACATCTTTTTCCGTTAACGTATAGACAGAGTAGCCCGACCGATGATCAGCGATCAAGAGCTCATCTTTTTCTAAAAGTCTCATTGCCTCTCTCACTGGTGATCGGCTTACACCAAATTGTTTGGCAAGCTGTGTCTCATTGATGCGTTCCCCCGGCTGAAACTGTCCATCAAATATCATTTGCTTCAGCTGTTCATAAAATTGCATATGGTATGGTGCTGGTCTTTCCATCTCGAATGAATTCATCCTGTCATTCCCTCATTTACACATCATCTTTTGTCTCATGTTATCCAAGTTTTTCCCTCTAGGCAAGCCTGCATCGGAAAAGTCAATATCGTACAATTCAAGAGAAAAAGGGTGTGCTACACTGATGATCAGTTCAGTGAAAGAGGGGATCGACATGAAAACACAAGAGGAACGAACGGTACATTTTGATCAGGACTTGCAAATAGAGGCGTATCGCTTTCATGGCATCATGCAAAAGTTCCCGAATCATTTTCATACATACTATGTGATTGGATTTATTGAGGATGGTCAAAGAAGTTTGATTTGCCAAAATAAAGAATACATCATTGAAAAGGGAGACATTCTTCTTTTCAATCCATATGACAATCATGCATGCGAGCAGATTGATCACAGTACACTAGATTATCGTTGTTTAAATATTGAAGCAGATGTGATAGAGAAGATGTTTCAGCACAAGCCGCATTTTAAAGCTCCTGTGTTTTCACAAAGTGAACTGACAAAGCCGTTATATGATCTTCATCAAATGATGACAGAAGAAGCCCCAGCTTTGAATAAACAGGAAACGTTCTATTTCTTTATGAAGCAGCTGATTGAAGCCTACGCTGATACATCAGAGGAAAAAGCGTCAGTAGTACATGCCGCCGAACAAAAAGTCCAAGACGTACAGCAATATATTGAAACACACCTTACGGAAAATATATCGTTAGACGACTTAGGAGAGCTTGTCTCCATGAATAAATACTCACTTCTGCGTGCTTTTACAAAGTACAGAGGGATCACGCCGTATCGTTATTTACAAACAGTGAGAGTGAATTATGCGAAGGAGCTTCTCGCCAAAGGAGTGAAGCCTGTAGATGCGGCAGTCTCCACCGGTTTTTCTGATCAAAGTCATTTGAGTCATTTCTTTTCAGAATTTATTGGGCTCACACCAGGGCAATATCAGCAAATTTTCACAAAGCAGGTAACAGCAGATGAAAAATAAACAGCTTCTTGGTCATCTAGCGGCCATGTTCACCATTTTTCTATGGGGATCAACCTTTATCTCAACCAAAATATTGTTAACGGCTTTTTCTCCAACAGAAATATTATTTTTTCGCTTTTTTATTGGATATCTCGCTCTGATGATGATCTATCCGGTCACTATGAAGGTGCAGCGTAAAAAGCATGAATTGATGTTTGCGCTCGCAGGTTTATGTGGTGTGGTCTTATACTATTTTTTAGAAAATGTCGCACTCACCTATACGTTTGCTTCGAATGCAGGTGTCATCAGCTCAGTTGTACCATTCTTCTCATTTTTATTGGCTTATTTTTTATTGAAAGATGAGCCTTTGCATCGCCGGTTTTTCATAGGCTTTTTCATCGCGATGACAGGAATTGTCCTGATTAGCTTTAATGGAATGACGACGTTCCAATTGAATCCAATCGGTGATGCGCTAGCATTAACGGCGACCATTGTCTGGGCCTTCTATTCTATTTTATCGAAAATCATCAATCAATATGGATACCATATCATTCAAGTGACGAGACGTGTCTTTTTTTACGGCTTACTCTGGATGCTTCCCCTGATCTGGCACTTTAAAATTCGTATAGACTGGGGGCGATTGACGAACCCGTCGTTTGCCTTTCACTTATTGTTTTTAGGCCTGTTCGCATCAGCTATTTGTTTTCTCACATGGAGTTTTTCAGTGAAAACGCTCGGTGTGGTGAAAGCGAGTGTGTATATTTATGGCGTTCCTATTATTACGATGGTCATTTCAATGATCGTTCTTCATGAGAGATTGACTTTCATGTCTGTACTTGGAACGGCTCTGACCTTAGGCGGACTGCTGCTTTCAGATAAAAAAGGTACGAAGAGGAAGAAGGAGAAACCCTCGATGCTTTTGCAGGATAAACAGGCGCTTTGATCAAAAAAGCGCCTTTATCCATTGAAAGAACATGCACTCTCTAGTAAACTCAAACTTAAACGGTCGACGGTCGACCGACAATAAAGGGGGAGAAATAAATGAAGCATGTTTCAATTGCGGCGATACCAGGTGACGGGGTTGGGAAGGAAGTTGTACCTGAAGCCATACGAGTATTGAAAGCGGTATCAGAAGTGCATGGCAGTCTGTCTTTTACCTTTCAGGATTTTCCGTGGAGCTGTGAATATTATTTAGAGCATGGCGAGATGATGCCAAAGGATGGATTACATCAATTGAAAGCCTTTGACAGCATTTT
Encoded proteins:
- a CDS encoding helix-turn-helix domain-containing protein encodes the protein MKTQEERTVHFDQDLQIEAYRFHGIMQKFPNHFHTYYVIGFIEDGQRSLICQNKEYIIEKGDILLFNPYDNHACEQIDHSTLDYRCLNIEADVIEKMFQHKPHFKAPVFSQSELTKPLYDLHQMMTEEAPALNKQETFYFFMKQLIEAYADTSEEKASVVHAAEQKVQDVQQYIETHLTENISLDDLGELVSMNKYSLLRAFTKYRGITPYRYLQTVRVNYAKELLAKGVKPVDAAVSTGFSDQSHLSHFFSEFIGLTPGQYQQIFTKQVTADEK
- a CDS encoding GntR family transcriptional regulator, which translates into the protein MNSFEMERPAPYHMQFYEQLKQMIFDGQFQPGERINETQLAKQFGVSRSPVREAMRLLEKDELLIADHRSGYSVYTLTEKDVEELYQIRIALETLAVELACKEASQRELEEIGHVLTQADEAIKQQLPSKDIVQLHEAFHQKIILASHNHRLCKQLNHVNALIHFCRIFHFSGGARAETIQTEHAAIYSEMKERRSTEAVQAMTNHLLHDVMHLKQVLSETNTD
- a CDS encoding DMT family transporter, producing MKNKQLLGHLAAMFTIFLWGSTFISTKILLTAFSPTEILFFRFFIGYLALMMIYPVTMKVQRKKHELMFALAGLCGVVLYYFLENVALTYTFASNAGVISSVVPFFSFLLAYFLLKDEPLHRRFFIGFFIAMTGIVLISFNGMTTFQLNPIGDALALTATIVWAFYSILSKIINQYGYHIIQVTRRVFFYGLLWMLPLIWHFKIRIDWGRLTNPSFAFHLLFLGLFASAICFLTWSFSVKTLGVVKASVYIYGVPIITMVISMIVLHERLTFMSVLGTALTLGGLLLSDKKGTKRKKEKPSMLLQDKQAL